AGGGACCATCTTACAGCTAATAGTACTAATTAATTAGTTTGGCATTGTCTGCAAATATGGTTGCTCATAATTTGGAACTCTCTTGCTGCTGATGTTTAGTAACGCTTTTGTTGATGTCAAAAAACAAATAATTAGTTTGGCATTTTCTCGCTTTGGTTAGGAATACAGTAATACACTTACACAATTACTAGGTCGCTAAGCATACAGAGGAAGCTATGGCAGACGAAAAGGGTGGTGTGGCAGTGAAGACACTAGATAACGAAGACAAACAAATGGTTGCAGAATCGACATGGATCGAGTTTGCAGCAGAGACCAAAAGGATTTGTTCCATTTTCTTACCGATGTTGCTTGTTTCAACTTCACAGTATTTGATAAGATTCGTGTCCACTTTGATGGTTGGCCATGTTGGAAAGCTTTATCTCTCTGGTGCCGTTGTCTCCATGTCTTTCACAAATGTTACTGGCTTCAGTGTTCTGGTAAGTTTTGTTCGAAAAGACAAACAAGATTTTGCTGAATGTCTTAAGTAACTGAATATTGATTCTGTTAAAAACAGTATGGAATGGCCAGTGCACTGGAAACATTGTGTGGTCAAGCGTATGGCGCGAAGCAGCACAAAAAACTTTCCAAATACACTTATGGCGCCATTATATCTCTGCTTTTACTTTGCATACCAGTAGCTATCTCATGGACTTTTATGGAAAAACTTCTGATCCTACTCCACCAAGATCCCCTAATTTCACACCAAGCAGGAAAGTTTTCGATCTGGTCAATACCAGCATTATTTCCTTACGCTATTCTTCAACTATTAATTCGCTACTTGCAGTCTCAGTATCTGATTCTTCCTTTGCTCGTAAGCTCAGTTGCAACTCTGGCATTTCATGTCCCAGTTTGCTGGGCTCTGGTTTTTAAGTTTCATATGGGAAGTAATGGAGCAGCACTTGCTATTGGTCTATCATATTGGTTCAATGTCGTCATTCTTGGACTTTATGCCATGTATTCACCGAATTGTGCTGAGACTCGTGCTCCTTTTTCTATGGAGGTCTTTAGTACAATCAAGGAGTTTTTCCAGATTGGTATCCCATCTGCTCTCATGATTTGGTAATTATACTTCCTATTTCCTTATATTTTTGTCGATATTAGTATTTTGCGTCACTATTTTAGTATCATTTTGTCGATATTAGTATTTTGCGTCACTATTTTAGTATCATGCTTCCTAAGGAATGTCATAATTTCGCAACTTTGTTGCTGCACAAAATG
The sequence above is drawn from the Apium graveolens cultivar Ventura chromosome 2, ASM990537v1, whole genome shotgun sequence genome and encodes:
- the LOC141706514 gene encoding protein DETOXIFICATION 14-like; amino-acid sequence: MADEKGGVAVKTLDNEDKQMVAESTWIEFAAETKRICSIFLPMLLVSTSQYLIRFVSTLMVGHVGKLYLSGAVVSMSFTNVTGFSVLYGMASALETLCGQAYGAKQHKKLSKYTYGAIISLLLLCIPVAISWTFMEKLLILLHQDPLISHQAGKFSIWSIPALFPYAILQLLIRYLQSQYLILPLLVSSVATLAFHVPVCWALVFKFHMGSNGAALAIGLSYWFNVVILGLYAMYSPNCAETRAPFSMEVFSTIKEFFQIGIPSALMICLEWWACEIVILLAGVMKNPQLETSVLSISITVAVLHSFASNSLSAAASIRVSNELGAGNAKVVRRTVWAVLVLGFIEVGISATVVFSLRYVLGLAFVSDNEIVDYVRRMTPLICLTMILDNIHGILSGVARGTGWQRSGAYINLGSYYLVGIPVAIVLGFQVHLRSKGLWTGLVTGGLVQSILLAIITSLSDWKKEVEDTRVRVLEMK